The Chroicocephalus ridibundus chromosome 8, bChrRid1.1, whole genome shotgun sequence genome includes the window TGCCCAGGGGACACGTGCCACCCCCTGGGAAGGGACGGGACAAACCTGAGGACGTGCCTGTTCAGACGACATGATTGTTTCTTTCAATGCTCATGACTTCTGTGTCACACTACAGACAGGAGAGCGCGAGAGACacaaggaggaaggagagggctgaAGAAAGGGATTGGGGGAGCAGTTACAGGACTTGAGGAAGATGCCCTTGGGTGATGGTGGTGTTTGAACCCCAAGGCTCTTCTGGAAGTGGCTTTAAGTAAGGTGACACTTGGCCaacttctcccttcctccttttggTCCAGGAAAGCACATGGGTCTCATGATCATTTCACcagcgggacccccccccagcaggagGGATCCCTTTTGTGTCATTTGCCCCCATCAGTAACTCGGAAGCTGCCTGTATGTGGAAGGACACCCGCTAGCCTTCTGCGTACGCTCCTCTCCGTCCTTATATTCCCTTTCCTGCTTAGTTTCGCATGACCCTTTAGGAAGGACAGggtgaaagagaaaggagatgagTCTCTCTCAGCGCCTCGTCTCGATCCTCTCAGCGCCTTTTTACGGTTCCCTTTCCCTGGAGGCCCGTGGCCGGCAGCGTGGAGCATggcagagctggccccagcacgGAGATGGCAGAAGAGGTCCtccaggctggcaggagctgtgtgGAAGATGAGCCAACATCCAGACTGGGAtgctgccttccccctgccttgAACAAACGGTCTGAacccaccttccccatccctccgcatccctcctgccctgaAAAGGTGCTGGGGGGAGCAAGTGCATGGTGATGGGGTGACACTTGGCGAACAAAGAACTCGTCTTGGAGCGTGCAGTGAAGGAGGGCAGAAAATAATTGGGAAAAGCTGCTGCTCGGTGCTTGGAGCAGAGGAGACCACAGGCCATTGGATTTTGGCATCCCTCACCCAGCTTTACCGCCCATGATATGCCTGAGCACAGAcgtggagctgctgggaagccCTCGCCCCTCATTTGAAGGGAAGGGGGATAGAGCGTGAAGCCCGGCCATGCCTCCCTGCGGCGACTCCACAGCCAGAGCCCCACTGCCACCTTGGGCTTGGGGAGGGGACCGTTCAGCTTGCTCCATCCAGCCGGCCAACCTCCCCATGGCTCCCGGAGAGCCGCCGCCATCGCCTGCTCCCTCCCTCTGCGGAGCTGACCCACCGTCTCGCTCCCGCTGGCCACACGCCGGACCCGTGGCGTCACCGCTGCCGCAGCAGGGTTGCACCCGGCCGCAGGGGACACCAGAGGAGAACCACGCAACGATGCACCATCCTTGcacttaaaacacacacacacacaaaaaaaaacaaaaaacaaacaaacaaaaaacaactccaaGAGACGCACTGATCTTTGCAACTACCGACTCGCACTACAGATTGCTAGGACGCGGAGCGGGGCCCGGCTCGGCCGGGAGCGACGGCCCAGGCTCCGGTGGGGAGACGCTTAAGGACAGATTGGAAACTATCCGCCCTGGTATCGGCTGCGTACCAGAGACTGGAGGCCGGGGCtcaggggagggggacacccctGCGAATTTACCCCTCGTCCTTTAAACGAACCACATGGTGCTGAGCTCGTACCATCTCCACCCCGGGCCGCCGGCGCCTCGGATAGTCACGGTTCTAGCCTGTACAGTTTTAATGTACCAAAAGACTCTTTAGCCCTCCTGTATTATAAGTCTTTAAATGGATTCaactttttaattataaatataaatataaatatatatatataaatataaactttttaaaactgtgaaaaaaattatgaaattataaaaaaaaaaaggaaaaaaaaaaaaaccaacgacaGAAATGAACACAGTCTGACgtttagaatattattttttatttcctgttggaTTGTGATTGTAAATGATCTGGGAACAGGCACACCCCCCACGCTCAAAGTGTACTGTACTTCTAGAAGCAAATTGTGTGAGCATATTTTAACGAGCGAGAGAGAGAGCGCGCGAGAGAGATTTTATGCTAATGTTAAATAGAAAGCACTTAAAACCCACTGCCTTCTATGGAACACAAGGATATTTCAGACAATCGAGAGGAAAGGAGAGccaggtttttgtctttttttttttttgttgttgttttgttttgtttatgttttgtttaaaacaatttttttggcATTCTGTTTGTTGGAGAACTCTGTGTGatcttttttcataaaaaaaaaaaaaaaattaattgaaaaaaagcaacccaacGAAGCATCTTTCTTTGTCTCGCTTGTCTTGACTGCGGGGTTTTTCTCCCCTTGGTGACAACGGTCGCGTTTTGGCTCAGCTTCTGCCTGGAGTTCGGGGAAAGACCCGACCCAGGCGCCGTGTGGCTCTTGGGGAGCCCCCGTCCATCCAACAGTCCCCCTGTGGGGTGGCACCGACGGACGGGATGGGACCCTGGAGTGAAGGTCTTTGCTCGCTGGGgcccgtggggcaggaggtgcGACTTCTTCCCTCGCAGCCACGGTCACGGTGACTCCTGAGCCCTGTGGGGCCGATGTGTTGAGGCTGAAAGGCTGGATTTGCTCTTTTTGGTGTGAGCTGTGGTTCAACCAGCCGGGGGCTTGGTAGGGCGAGACCCtctggtgctggtggggctgggtcGGGGGTGCCAAGCCTGGTGctcgctgcctcctgctcccaccaCCTCCAGCCCTTGGGCTTCGCTTCCGTGGGAGGTGGCACCCGCCGACTCCTGGCACAATGAGGTGCAGCCggtcctgaaaagcagcagcttctggtgGTGGCACCTTCTCCAGATGGTTGCTGCCCTCAAATGTGTTGCACTTCAGCAGTGGTTTGCAGGCTGGCAGGTGTTCGATGGGACCCAGTGACAAATCCAGCTGCCCCAGGTGACAGAGGGGACCCTGGCGATGGGGAGCAGCACAAGGGACACCCCAAAGCCCCACAGGACAGGCAGCTGGTGTCACCCCGTGTGCGTttgccagcccagcccacaccaGCAGCCGAGTGCCTgcagtgccagggctgtgccggTGTCACAGCTAAGGACCCGCCATCGCTGCAAAGACATTTCATCTGGCATCGGCTTCATTTATGTCCCTTGCAATAAAAGCCTGAAGCTCAGCAATGGCTTGTGGGTGGCATCCACAGGGCTGTGGCCTCAAGACCCTTCCTCAGGACATCAGGATCccccccctctctgccccactgCAGCCGGGAGAGGGAGGTGATGGGGCAGACCCacagtgtggggcaggggaggcaaGACCCTGACTCTCTcgcagtttggggggggggggggcgcaaaaaaaaaggacacaaccagaaaaaaaggttgatttgtttggttttttgtttttttttttctttttgccagccAGCAGAAGGGAGTTGGGTCTTTTACACAGCGATTGGTGTTTGGGGAGGGATCGTGATTTCAAGCCATTCTGCAGCACCGGCAATCGAGACCCACCTTCCCAGAGCCTCCGGGGCCTGAAGGAGCAGTTCCTTCATCTCTTGCTCCTCGTCTTCCTCACCGGCCCTCCATCACCCTCCTCCCCAGCGGTGGTCCTGTTCCCCCTGGGATTTGGCAGTAGTTTCTTCCACCTGGCAATGGCTTGGCTCAAACAGGAGAACataccccccccctccccactgaAGAGCTGCACATCGCTGATGGGGAGCCCCCCAAGAGCAACGGGACcatcccctgggctgggggggtggtgtgtcaTCCCAAGAATTGGCCCTGGCTGGGCGGCACTGGCCATTTTTGGGATGCCGCGGCCCCATGCTGATGGGATGCCTGTCcctggctgccctggggcagcttTCTGGCTCCAGGCTCCCTCCCCGAGGAGGGACATGGGCCAAGCGGGGCGGTGGGGACCATAGTGGGAAGCAGGTCCCATCTCGTCCCCGTCGCCCCGCCCTGGGGCTCAGTACCCCGACGTAAAGGAGCCGTTGGAGGTTTCGGTGTAGAAACAGGTACTGTGGGAGGTACTGGTGAGGCTGTAGGCAAAATACGCCACGGCAGAGCCCAGCGTTAAGCCCGTCATGTAGGACACGGTCATGGTGTTCCCTGCGGGAAGGGACAAGGGGTGTCAGGGTGCTCTGGCCACCCCACGTGGGGTCCCTGGGAGGACTTGGTCCTACCTGCCAGCTCCCGCTGCTCAGGGCTCACTTTCCCAGCGGCCAGAATCATGGGGACGCTGCCGAAGTAGCCGTTGGTGATACCCATGAGGAGAGAGAAGATgcagggccaggcagggtggcCAAAGGTGGGCTTCCCATTGGGGTAGACGCACATGATGAAGAGGGGGATGAAGACCACACGGAGGCAGGAGTAGACAAGGAGGTGGGTCCCTCTCCAGTCGTAGGGCAGGGCAGCCAGGATCTGCAGCGAGGAGCAGAGACCATGCTGTGGGGGCTGAGGAGACTGCGGAGGGCAACATGGTGCCCAaaatggggcagggaggagaagatGAGATGGTGGCAAGACCACCTGCTGCAGGACCCCAACATCAGCCATGCCAGTGAGCAACCTCACACTAGTTAGACACCCATGGAGTGAAGATGACCCTTGGTGGAGCCAAGTGGCTTTAAAAGAGGACACAAAAAGGAGGCAGAGTGGAAGGGACCTCCCACCTCTCTCCTACCTTGCCAACGAAGTCGGAGAGGTTGAAGATGGCCATGATGAGGATGGGGAGCCATTCCCCCAGCGTGCAGTTGTGGATCTCTGACTCCAGCCCGGGAAAGAGGCACAGCGTGATGAAGTAGGTCATGGCGATGGAGAGCATGTAGGCCCAGATGAGCCGGGACACGACGTAGCGGTGGAGCAGCATGTCTGGCAGGTGCGGGCAGCACAGCTCAGCCAAAACCCACAGCCCTCCCCTTGCACAGCCTGAAAGGCTTGCCTGCACCCCAACAGTGTCTTCCAAAGACATGACTGCCCCATGGTTTTGGGTTCATTAAGAAGGGATGTCCCTTCCCCAAAGCCCTAGGCCACCGATCGCTTCTTCTGCCCCACAAAATGGTACAAAATTGGCTCgcccaccccacctcccctgaGCCCACCACCCACCTCTGAAGCTGGGCCAGCTCCTCTTGATTTTGGGCCGAGGGACATCAAAGCGCATGTAGGTGCCGCTGCCGGCCAGCTCAGCTTCGGGGCCTGGGCTGCCCCGGGGGGAGCTCAGCTGTCCCCGCGGCCGGTTCTCCTGTGCGGAAGAGAGAGAGGACACCAGTGCTGAGCTCCAGTGGGGAGGGAAACCCCAGGGGGCATCAAGGAAACCTGCCCTCGGCTTACAAATCGCACGTCCTCGGTGGTGACATCGTGGTGGATGCGGTAGCCCGTCCCATGGTCACCAGCCCCCCGGGGCTCGGGGAGACCCTTGCGGGAGCAGGCAGTGTAGTAGCGGACAAAGCGGGTACGCTTCACCAGGAGGTGGAGGATGAAGCACGTCAGCTCCATGCCGATGGAGATGAAGAAGAAGATGACCGTGTTCTCCTTCTCATCCGACAGCAGCAGCTTGGTGAAGATGCGGCTGAGTGAGATGATGAccccagcggtgcctggtggcaTGGGAGAACTATTGGCACTGGGTTCTGCTGAGCCCCATGGCTCGGGAACCCCCCCCCAGAAGCCCCCCACCGTATGGAGGTGATGCCTCCAGCTGTGGAGTAGCTAcaagcagtgatttatttttttggggggcagtGGAGCCAGGTCCTGGCAGACAACTCCCACCCCCCAGCTTGGCGTGGCCTTGGGAGACAGTAGAGGAGGGTCCCCCCGAGGGACCCCGCAGGGTTGAACGCGGACGCAGGTACTCACTCTCGCCCGTCATCACCCCCTGCGTGTAGCGCTTGGGCAGCAGCCCCGTGTAGCCGTAGAAGCTGGATTGCTGCACTTCAGGAGAGAGGCGccgaggggagaaggagggattATTGCTGCAGCCGAAATgccgggtggggggggaagaaacccCGGCGGGTGCCACCCGGGAGCTGTACCCTTCCTCAACAGCACCCAcagccttcttgccccaaaaGCAGGGGGGGCTTTTTGCCCTTCCCTCGATGCCCCACCATGGCTGTTCCCACCAAGAGTGGCCACCGGGTGCAGGGGCTTGGGAAGCCACCATGGTGGCCCAAATGGCAAAGCCCCTTATGGTGTTGCCCCAGACTGATGCACGGTTTGGTGCTGGTGCCCCCATCCAGTCCCGCGGTGCCTGGATAGAGGTGGAGGGGACGGAGCAGGGACGCGAAGGTCAGCTTATAGGGACTGGAGCAAGCGACTGTCCCGGAAGACCACAGctcttggggatggggatgtttCCTCACCCCTCTCTGAAGGTCTGTGCTTGCCCCAGCGCCAGCTGCTGTCCCACATACCTGTGCAGCCAAAGGCCACCACCCCGACGGCCACCAGGTTGATGGCGTAGGCTTGCCGGCGGGTGAAGAGCTCCAGCCAGACGTCGCAGATGCTAACGAAGAGCAGGGGCCCCAGGGCAAAGAGGTATCCTGCAGGTGGGAGATAGAAGTGGATGGTGGGGGCCAATGTGAGGTTGGTGctactgggggctgtggggacccctACTCACCCACGGAGATCCGGGTGTGCAAGCTCAGCAACTCCACCAGCGCGTTGTTGAGGATGACGGCCACCAAGGCCACCAGGATGTAGGTGAGGCTCATGTCGAAGACGATGGAGGTCCCTGTGGAGAGGTAGGTGGTGGGGATCCAGCTTCCTTGGAAGCGGGACCGAGCTTTCCCAGGTTTGGGGTGGCTGGgaagtgctgcagctgctggagaccTACCTGGGTATTTATGGTGCAGGTAGTCCACATCGGTGATAAAGCTGTTGTACGGCAGAAGAAATCCTaccccagccagcagcatggcAAAGTAAATCCCATGGTATCGATCCTGTGGCTCAGGATCCTCAGTAACTGCcccaaaaggggaaagaaagagaaaaagacgtTGACAGCGGCGCTGCTGCACCCATGGGACCTGCAGCAGACCCCAGCCGTGGGGCGACGAACGGTGCTTCCACATCCTTTGTGGCAGATGAGGAGGGCACCCACAGCAAgcagcccagcaccccacagcTCTCACAAATAAATGCTCCCAGCCCCAAGGAACTCCTTCCCTAAATAAAGGCCCAGGAGGCAGGAAAACCCCCGGGCTTTGGGGGCTGATGAGTTTTAACAGCAGCCAAATAACCTGAGCTCCAAGCAGTGTCGGTGACAGCCAAAGCCGAGGTGCCGGAGGGGTGTGGAGGTGGACAGGGCTGTCCCGGGatgtggagctgggctgggggaaatCCCAGGGGCATCCCTGAGCCCCACATAGGAAaggggggagctgcaggctgggggtgAGCCGGGCAGGAGAACTAGGGCCTGAACCCTCAGCGCCTCGCCAACCTGCAGAGCCCGCTGCCACGGGATGCTGTGCAGCTCACGTGGGTATGAACAGGTCCGAAAAAAAGGCGTCATTAGGCAATTTTATGGCATTTCAGGCCATTTGTGGCTATGAAACCCATCCTAGAAAGCTCCTAAATGGGTGGGAAACCATCAGGGAacccagctgctggctgtgggttggggctgtgcctgccctcACCGGGCTCCATGAAGGTGAGGACGCCCTTGGCCTGGCTGCCCCGCTGCAGCTCGTCCTCCTCCAGCTGGTAGCTGTCGAAGCTGAAGCTCATCACCACGTTGCCCTCCGGCGTCCCCACCGGGCTCAGCTCCTTGAAGCGCTCGGCTCCCACCGAGCCCATGGTGGCCGACCTGGGAGGGAGAGCGGTGACACCCCCGGGCACGGCTCCTGTGTCC containing:
- the SLC29A4 gene encoding equilibrative nucleoside transporter 4 isoform X2; this encodes MGSVGAERFKELSPVGTPEGNVVMSFSFDSYQLEEDELQRGSQAKGVLTFMEPVTEDPEPQDRYHGIYFAMLLAGVGFLLPYNSFITDVDYLHHKYPGTSIVFDMSLTYILVALVAVILNNALVELLSLHTRISVGYLFALGPLLFVSICDVWLELFTRRQAYAINLVAVGVVAFGCTVQQSSFYGYTGLLPKRYTQGVMTGESTAGVIISLSRIFTKLLLSDEKENTVIFFFISIGMELTCFILHLLVKRTRFVRYYTACSRKGLPEPRGAGDHGTGYRIHHDVTTEDVRFENRPRGQLSSPRGSPGPEAELAGSGTYMRFDVPRPKIKRSWPSFRDMLLHRYVVSRLIWAYMLSIAMTYFITLCLFPGLESEIHNCTLGEWLPILIMAIFNLSDFVGKILAALPYDWRGTHLLVYSCLRVVFIPLFIMCVYPNGKPTFGHPAWPCIFSLLMGITNGYFGSVPMILAAGKVSPEQRELAGNTMTVSYMTGLTLGSAVAYFAYSLTSTSHSTCFYTETSNGSFTSGY
- the SLC29A4 gene encoding equilibrative nucleoside transporter 4 isoform X1: MPQSRRGGGRSATMGSVGAERFKELSPVGTPEGNVVMSFSFDSYQLEEDELQRGSQAKGVLTFMEPVTEDPEPQDRYHGIYFAMLLAGVGFLLPYNSFITDVDYLHHKYPGTSIVFDMSLTYILVALVAVILNNALVELLSLHTRISVGYLFALGPLLFVSICDVWLELFTRRQAYAINLVAVGVVAFGCTVQQSSFYGYTGLLPKRYTQGVMTGESTAGVIISLSRIFTKLLLSDEKENTVIFFFISIGMELTCFILHLLVKRTRFVRYYTACSRKGLPEPRGAGDHGTGYRIHHDVTTEDVRFENRPRGQLSSPRGSPGPEAELAGSGTYMRFDVPRPKIKRSWPSFRDMLLHRYVVSRLIWAYMLSIAMTYFITLCLFPGLESEIHNCTLGEWLPILIMAIFNLSDFVGKILAALPYDWRGTHLLVYSCLRVVFIPLFIMCVYPNGKPTFGHPAWPCIFSLLMGITNGYFGSVPMILAAGKVSPEQRELAGNTMTVSYMTGLTLGSAVAYFAYSLTSTSHSTCFYTETSNGSFTSGY